In one window of candidate division KSB1 bacterium DNA:
- a CDS encoding aconitate hydratase, whose product MAKNLVQKILQAHLVKGELKPGEEIAIKIDQTLTQDATGTMAYLQFEAMGIPRVKTELSVSYVDHNTLQTGFENADDHLFLQSIAAKYGIYFSRPGNGICHQVHLERFGVPGKTLLGSDSHTPTGGGIGMIAIGAGGLDVAVAMGGGPFYLAMPKVVLVKLTGKLQPWVSAKDVILEVLRIMTVKGGVGKIIEYGGDGVKCLTVPQRATITNMGAELGATTSIFPSDENTRAFLKSQGREKAWRELKADPDAEYDEVIEIDLSKLEPLIAQPHSPDNVVKVKEIAGTKVHQVAIGSCTNSSYVDMMTVAGALKGKQIHPDVSLVISPGSRQVLEMIARNGALADMIAAGARILESTCGPCIGMGQAPPSNGISVRSFNRNFLGRSGTKSASVYLASPEVCVATALAGVITDPRDLGKPIVVTMPEKFHIDDRMILPPSEKPDEVEIIRGPNIKPLPINKPLPDTLEGELLLKVEDNITTDHIMPAGAKILPLRSNIPEISKHVFEVVDETFPQRALEKGGGFIVGGENYGQGSSREHAALAPMYLGIKWVLTKSFARIHKANLINFGILPLTFQDPADYNKLEMGDRLRIQNVIASLRANKPLVIENLTRKVNITAVYDLSERAKEIIIAGGLLNYTKQQHAAA is encoded by the coding sequence ATGGCAAAGAATTTGGTTCAAAAAATCTTACAGGCCCACCTCGTCAAGGGCGAATTAAAACCTGGTGAAGAAATCGCCATCAAAATCGATCAGACGTTAACCCAGGATGCCACTGGCACCATGGCCTATCTGCAATTCGAGGCCATGGGCATTCCGCGGGTGAAAACCGAGCTATCCGTCAGCTACGTCGATCACAATACGCTGCAGACTGGCTTTGAAAATGCCGATGATCATCTGTTTCTCCAATCCATTGCTGCCAAATATGGCATCTATTTTTCACGACCAGGGAACGGCATTTGTCATCAGGTGCATCTGGAGCGATTTGGGGTTCCTGGCAAAACGTTGTTGGGATCGGACAGCCATACCCCCACTGGCGGCGGCATTGGCATGATCGCCATCGGTGCAGGTGGACTGGATGTAGCCGTGGCCATGGGCGGCGGGCCGTTCTACCTGGCCATGCCCAAAGTGGTGCTGGTGAAACTTACGGGCAAGCTGCAGCCCTGGGTCTCTGCCAAAGATGTGATTTTAGAAGTACTGCGAATTATGACCGTCAAGGGCGGCGTGGGCAAGATCATCGAATACGGCGGTGATGGCGTGAAATGCTTGACCGTACCCCAGCGGGCGACGATCACCAACATGGGCGCGGAATTAGGCGCCACGACTTCCATCTTCCCCAGCGATGAAAACACCAGAGCCTTTTTGAAAAGCCAGGGTCGGGAAAAAGCCTGGCGGGAATTGAAGGCCGACCCAGACGCCGAGTACGACGAAGTAATCGAGATCGATCTGTCGAAATTAGAGCCTTTGATCGCCCAGCCGCATAGTCCCGATAACGTGGTCAAAGTGAAGGAGATCGCGGGAACAAAAGTTCATCAAGTGGCGATTGGCTCGTGCACCAATTCCTCGTACGTAGACATGATGACCGTGGCTGGCGCATTGAAGGGCAAGCAAATTCATCCCGATGTCAGTTTGGTGATCTCGCCTGGGTCGCGGCAGGTTTTGGAAATGATCGCACGCAACGGGGCATTGGCGGATATGATCGCTGCTGGTGCGAGAATTTTGGAATCGACCTGCGGTCCTTGCATCGGCATGGGCCAGGCGCCGCCGAGCAATGGGATCTCAGTTCGCTCATTCAACCGGAATTTTTTGGGCCGCAGCGGCACCAAAAGCGCCAGCGTCTATCTCGCCAGCCCGGAGGTCTGCGTTGCCACCGCCTTGGCCGGTGTGATCACTGATCCCAGAGATTTGGGCAAGCCGATCGTGGTAACAATGCCGGAGAAGTTTCATATTGATGATCGGATGATCCTCCCGCCATCGGAAAAACCGGACGAAGTGGAGATCATCCGTGGGCCCAATATCAAGCCGTTGCCCATCAATAAGCCGCTGCCAGATACCCTTGAAGGAGAATTATTACTTAAGGTCGAAGACAATATCACCACAGACCACATCATGCCTGCTGGGGCGAAGATCTTGCCGCTGCGGTCAAATATTCCAGAGATTTCCAAACATGTGTTCGAAGTAGTCGATGAAACTTTTCCGCAGCGGGCGCTGGAAAAAGGCGGTGGCTTCATCGTTGGCGGCGAAAATTACGGCCAGGGCTCTAGTCGGGAACATGCCGCGCTGGCGCCAATGTATTTGGGCATCAAATGGGTACTGACCAAATCGTTCGCTCGAATTCATAAGGCCAATTTGATCAACTTCGGCATTCTGCCACTCACGTTCCAAGATCCAGCCGACTACAATAAGCTGGAGATGGGAGATCGATTGCGCATTCAAAACGTGATCGCTTCACTGCGCGCTAATAAGCCGCTGGTGATCGAAAATCTCACCCGAAAAGTGAACATCACCGCTGTTTACGACCTATCCGAACGGGCCAAGGAGATCATCATCGCTGGCGGACTATTGAATTACACAAAACAGCAGCATGCTGCTGCGTAA
- a CDS encoding phosphate-starvation-inducible PsiE family protein, giving the protein MMSLFKKIERIMILALIVMMTIVLFLSIIELGWILAIDIISEPLFILEIRELLDIFGLFLLVLIGIELLDSIRTYVAENVIHVEVVLVVAMIAIARKVIILDIDKYSSLTFIGIASLILALSVAYYLIKKTHKPTHASDSKNGDDDIN; this is encoded by the coding sequence ATGATGTCACTATTTAAGAAGATCGAACGAATCATGATCTTGGCGCTCATTGTAATGATGACCATCGTGCTATTTCTTTCGATTATCGAATTGGGATGGATTTTAGCGATCGATATTATCAGTGAGCCGCTTTTCATTCTGGAAATCCGCGAGTTGTTAGATATCTTTGGTCTATTCCTGCTGGTGCTCATTGGAATCGAGCTGCTGGATTCGATTCGGACCTACGTCGCGGAGAATGTCATCCACGTTGAAGTGGTGTTGGTGGTGGCCATGATCGCCATTGCCCGAAAGGTCATCATTCTGGACATCGATAAATATTCAAGCCTGACTTTTATTGGGATCGCCAGTCTGATCCTTGCGCTCTCGGTGGCCTACTACTTAATCAAAAAGACCCATAAGCCGACTCATGCGAGTGATTCAAAAAATGGAGACGATGATATAAATTGA
- the corA gene encoding magnesium/cobalt transporter CorA, translated as MNIDDETKRSSAKIGLPPGSLVYIGEKKTEQTRIEFIGYNDHEVFRKTADNIEQCFFWKEQFDVVWINIDGLHEVDVIERVGKHFNIHALVLEDILHPRQRPKAEDFGKYFYVVVRSLNYDPSQELLEEDQVSLLFGLDYVISFQEQPGDELDPVRDRIASGRFQLKKRKADFVAYSLIDAVVDNYFLILENIGEKIEWLEDELLDHPSRETLQSIHQLKTNLIQLRKSVWPLREVIGTLQRSESNLLRKSTMVYLKDIYDHTIEVIDTIETYRDMVSAMLDIYLSNLSNKMNEVMKMLTIIATIFIPLTFIAGVYGMNFEYMPELRWRWGYFIIWGIMIVIGFGMVFYFRRKKWL; from the coding sequence ATGAACATCGATGATGAAACAAAACGGAGCTCGGCAAAAATCGGACTTCCGCCTGGCTCTTTGGTCTATATTGGTGAGAAAAAAACAGAACAAACTCGCATCGAATTCATCGGCTATAATGATCACGAAGTGTTTCGCAAAACAGCAGATAATATTGAACAGTGTTTTTTCTGGAAAGAGCAATTCGATGTTGTCTGGATCAACATTGACGGGCTCCATGAGGTAGATGTTATTGAGCGGGTAGGAAAACATTTTAATATCCACGCGCTGGTCCTGGAAGACATCCTTCATCCTCGGCAACGTCCCAAAGCTGAAGATTTTGGAAAATATTTTTACGTCGTGGTTCGATCGCTGAATTACGATCCTTCTCAAGAATTATTGGAGGAGGATCAAGTTAGCCTGTTGTTCGGCCTTGATTATGTGATATCCTTTCAGGAGCAACCTGGCGACGAACTCGACCCTGTGAGAGATCGGATCGCTAGCGGTCGCTTTCAGCTCAAAAAACGCAAGGCTGATTTTGTCGCCTACTCATTGATTGATGCCGTGGTCGATAACTACTTTCTCATTCTGGAAAACATTGGCGAGAAGATCGAGTGGTTGGAAGATGAATTACTGGATCATCCGAGCAGGGAAACTTTGCAATCGATCCATCAACTTAAAACCAACTTGATCCAACTTCGCAAATCGGTCTGGCCGCTGCGAGAGGTGATCGGCACGCTGCAGCGCAGCGAGTCCAATTTGCTCAGGAAATCCACCATGGTTTATCTAAAAGATATCTACGATCACACCATTGAGGTGATTGATACCATCGAAACCTATCGGGATATGGTTTCGGCGATGCTGGACATTTACCTCTCGAACCTGAGCAATAAAATGAACGAAGTAATGAAGATGTTGACCATCATTGCCACCATTTTCATTCCGCTGACCTTTATCGCTGGGGTATATGGGATGAACTTCGAGTATATGCCGGAGCTGAGATGGCGCTGGGGATATTTTATCATTTGGGGGATTATGATCGTTATAGGCTTTGGGATGGTTTTTTATTTTCGAAGAAAAAAATGGTTGTAA